TTGAGGAGGAAACTGCACGTTGTTAGGGAGCAGAGGAAGTTTCTAATGCTCGAGGAGGCCCGGCTCATAAGGCTCGCCCGCCAGAAGAAAAGCGCCGCAATGCAGCTCGCCAAGATCAAAAAGGAGAAGGTTGCCCTCACCCTTGAGGAGGCAAGGATTCTAAGGGCCCTGAAGCAGAGCCCGACCCTCTGAATGGAAAAGGAAAGGCATCAGAAGACGTTCAGCCTGTCTTCCAGTATCATTTTCTGTATCTTCGTGATGTCGGCGAGCCATGCGTCCGCTATCTCGTAGGCCGGCTTCTGCAGGTTGTCGATGCTGTAGCCCTTCTCGGGGATGATCTGAATGCTCGCGACAAGGGGCTCGTCTATCGGCCTTCCTATCTGGCTGAGTATCCTGACGTAAACCTCGGTGACGCCCTCCACCTCTTCGGCGATGTCGTTGGCTATGAGCATCGAGAGGAGGTTGTATATCTTCCCCACGTGGCTTACCGGGTTCTTTCCGGCTGCGGCTTCCATGCTCATGTGCCTGTTCGGGGTGATCAGCCCGTTAACGCGGTTGCCCCTGCCCACGCTACCGTCGTCCCCGGCCTCGGCGCTGGTTCCGGTGACGGTTATGTAGTAGATGCCCTTCTTCGGATCGTCGGCCGTGTTCACGTAGACGTTGACCTTCCTCTCGGTGTGCTCCTCGATTACTCCCCTCGCGGCGTCGTAGATTGCCTCCTTGACGGCCATGTACTCCTCCGGGGTGGTGACCTCGCTGTCCACTATGGCCGCGGCTATGGTTACATCGATCTCGTCACCCTTCCTGAGACCCATCACCTTGATGTCCTCCCCGACTGCCGGGTGTTTCCTCTTGAAGTCGTCGCTGTTGAGGAGTTTCTCGATCTCAAGGGTTATCCTCTCGGTCTCACTGAGGGGGGCGTAACCAACGCCGAAGCTCGTGTCGTTGGCGAGGGGAATCGGGTTCTCCCGGGCCTTGTTGAACACTCCAACGAGGTCCACGCTTCCCTGACCTATGCGGGAGTCGATGACAACGTGGTTCTCGAGGTCGAGGTGTCTGACGGCCTTCCTGAGGTAGTCGCGGGCGGCCTTCAGGGCCACCTCGTGGACCGGGAAGAGCTCGCGGTCGACTATCTCCACGGCCCTTCCTGAGAGGAGTATGTATATCGGCTTGACGACCTCACCTCCGCCGAAGCGGGGGTAGGCTTCACCGCCGACGACCTCGACCTGATCGGTGTTGTGGTGGAGTATTATGCCGTACCTCTTTATGTACTCCCTGCTGAGGGCCCTGCTGACGGCCTCGGCTATGCCGTCCGCTATGCTGTCCGGGTGGCCTATTCCCTTCCTCTCGACGAGTTCGACCTTCTGCATCTCCACGGGAGTTCTTACGAGCTCCTCAACGACTATGTTCCTTACCTTCTCAACCATGAGCGTCACCTCGTAGATCGGTGTGGGAACCTACGTCGGTCCTTTTATATAACTTTCGGCATGAAACCCGGCTTTTGATATTCCTAAGAGTTATTAAATTCGGAATCGGGGAAATTTTTCCCGAAGGATCTTCGTGGCGGTGGCCTTTTAAGGTCCGGACTGAACTCCCGGCGGTGGGACAATGAAGCTCGAGGAGATAGTGGACGAGATACGTGAGGTTCTCGATGAAAAGGAGGAGCTCAGGGAGGAGGCCCTGAAGCT
The window above is part of the Thermococcus sp. P6 genome. Proteins encoded here:
- a CDS encoding methionine adenosyltransferase translates to MVEKVRNIVVEELVRTPVEMQKVELVERKGIGHPDSIADGIAEAVSRALSREYIKRYGIILHHNTDQVEVVGGEAYPRFGGGEVVKPIYILLSGRAVEIVDRELFPVHEVALKAARDYLRKAVRHLDLENHVVIDSRIGQGSVDLVGVFNKARENPIPLANDTSFGVGYAPLSETERITLEIEKLLNSDDFKRKHPAVGEDIKVMGLRKGDEIDVTIAAAIVDSEVTTPEEYMAVKEAIYDAARGVIEEHTERKVNVYVNTADDPKKGIYYITVTGTSAEAGDDGSVGRGNRVNGLITPNRHMSMEAAAGKNPVSHVGKIYNLLSMLIANDIAEEVEGVTEVYVRILSQIGRPIDEPLVASIQIIPEKGYSIDNLQKPAYEIADAWLADITKIQKMILEDRLNVF